GTGTATTTAGATCTATAAGTCTTATTTTGTATGGCTATTATGCTAGTAGTAACTCTGATTGAATGCACTAAAAAACCTTAAGATAAACGGAATTTGTGCAAAGTAATAGGCTGACATCATTCATTCCTAGACTTATAGGTACAGTAAAGTGAAGCTAAAATTATGGATAAATATAGGATAAATAGAGATAGAAAACTTCAAAGCATTGATTTGATTCAAAAATGAGTGCTTTTGTGCTGAAATTAATAAAATAATGATTTTCCCCTTGTTGGAGAGGCTAGATCGGAAGAGTCTAAATTATTAAGTAAAGGGCCAGAAAGAGAAATAGATTGATTTTCTTGTCCAGACTTTATAAACTCATAAAGTTGGAATTGAGTCGTGGTTGATGGACTGCTATCTCTAAGAAGGAGATTGCTATATCCAAGTTTATTGCTCTTTTATGTATATAGCTTTTGATGTAATTTAAGCTCGGACTTGACTATGAAGTGCTACCCAATTATATCTTTGATTACATTGCCATTAGTTGCTGGTGCGACCTTGTGGCTGAGTCGTTCCCCAGCGCAAGCGAGCGAACCAAGATTTAGCTGTGGCCAAAGCAACAATACGCCAACAACGTTGGCTAAAACGAAACAAGGTTTTGTTGCAGTGATCCGGTGGACATCAGAGCACTTTGCAGGTTCAGGCTGGACTCCCGAAGCCCGTTGCCAAAAAGTATCGGGATTGTTTGAGCAATACTATCGAGATGGGTCACTCAATTATGTAACCACTGGTCGAGATGTAGAGACTGAACAAAATGTTGTCTGTGTTGCGCCTGCTCCGAAGCAAAAGTGTACAGGTATTTTATTTACCCTAAAACCAGGAAGTAATCCAGGTAAAACACTTCAGAAGTTGATGGATTTGCGGGTACGAGCTTCCCATGATCCACTCAATGAGACCAATCGACGTATCTACATCGAGATGGATGAGTTCTTGAACTCCAGACCAACTATTAATTCCACCGATTCGGCTCCGTCTGAAACCTCAACGCCGTCTCAACCTCAGCCAGACGATGTTTGGTAGCTCACGGGGGTGAGTTCCAGTGCTGTGTTTTCTGGGCATGAACTTGAAGTGAAGGTTGATTGGGTAAGCATATTGAGCATGAGGAACTGGTAAATGAAATTTGGTTATGGAATTCCATCTGTACTGGTTGGGGTAGTAACTGTTGTTGTGGTGCAAGGGCAAGCTGTTCTAGCTCTCACTGCTTCACAGGTGGCTAATATTGCTGAGCAAATCAGCGTGAAGATTGATGGGCAAGCACCTGGCTCAGGGGTAATGATTGCCAAGCAAGACAAGACTTATTTTGTGCTGACAGCAGCCCATGTAGTGGCAACAGACGATGAGTATGACGTGATTACGCCAGATAATCAGCGCCACTCTTTGAGCTATGCCCAGGTTAAAAAATTGCCTGGTGTTGACCTTGCCGTGGTGCAGTTCAGTAGTGAAAAGCCCTATCAAGTGGCTAATTTGGGTAATTCCAGTCAATCGCAACGAGGAATGACCACTTATGTTGCTGGGTGGCCGTTAACAGGAACAGCGATTACTCAACCTACCCTGTTGTTTCAGCAGGGTATTGTCTCTGCTAATTCTCAGGTGAAGCAAGATGACGGTTACGGCTTAATTTATACCAACAACACCTTGCCAGGTATGTCTGGGGGGCCAGTGCTGAGTGAAGAAGGAACGTTAGTTGGTATTCATGGCCGGGGAGAAACGGATCGCCAGGCAAGCACCCGTAATCCAGATGTAGTGGTGAAGGTGGGCTATAACCTGGGAATTCCGATTAGTACGTTTTTGTCCTTAGCGCCTCAATCTGGAATAGATCTAGACTTACAGGTTGCTACTGCTCAAGCGCCCGATCCGAGTGCGACTGCAAAGCCCTCAAAGGTGGATGACTTGATTGCCCAAAGTGGCAATCAACTCTATCAAGGCAATAATGAGGCCGCTTTGGGGGCTCTAAATCAAGCGATTGAAACGGATCCTAATGCAGCGGATGCTTACCGTTTAAGGGCGGATGCTCGTATGTCTTCGATCGGCTGGAGTTTTTTGGAGGGTCGGTCTAGAAAGAATCGCGATATTGTCTTGGCTGCACAACAAGATATCAATGAGGCGATTCGCCTAAACCCTGATTTGAGTGATGCTTATACCATCAGAGCTTATCTAAAGTTTGTTTTGAAAGATGGATCGGGTGCAACATCGGATATTAACCAGGCCCTGAGGTTAGATTCTCAAGCTGCGATGCCTTATATTCTGCGTGCAAATCTATTGACCGAAAAGCAGCAGTGGCAGAATGCCATCGCGGATGCCAATGCTGCATTGAAACTGGATGCTAATTCCCCCTATGCGGCGTTTGCCTATAATGCCCGAGGTCTAGCACGGGCCAGTACTAGAGATATTTCTGGAGGACTGCAGGATTTGACCCAGGCCATCAGCCTGTCTCCTAGCAATGCGTTGTTCTATATGAATAGAGGAACGGTGCTGGCCCTTAGCGGTAAAAGAAATGAGGGACGGGCCGATCTGGAAAAAAGCGCCAGCTTGGCACAACAAAAAGGCCGTACTGAAGTGTACAAAGAGGTAACCAAACGATTGAATTTACTAAAACGTTTGCCTTAGGGGCTGGCGTATTTTGATCGCTTATTCTTGCATCGGCTAAAACCTACATTCTTCCGTACAAGTGGTTGGAAAATGTGCTTAACCCGAATTCAGGTTAGCGAGATCAATGCCATGACATGATCCAATTCGATACTGCCATAGCTTTTCTGAACCTGAGTTCGGGATAAGCTAAAACCCTTATTCCTACGGGAGCTGCAAGCTGTGTTCTGCCGTAGAAGGATTGTAAAAATGGACTTAACCCGAACTAGGGTGACGTAACTTAAATCCGACATTCAGCAGGTACTAATACCAATTTGTGTTTTGGGATGTAATTTAGATAGGATCTAATCCTATGTTCATTCCATAAGTATATGAGTCGAGTTAGTACAGTTAAACCGCATCTAACAGTGGATGAGGTGAAAGACAAAATTGCTACGGCTCCGACTGCCCGCTGTCAGCAAAAATGGATGATTATTTATAACGCCCTGGTAGATCCTCGCCCAGCTATCGAAATAGCCACGCATACTGCTACTAGTCTTCGAACGGTCCATCAGGTGATTTCCGCTTACAATCGCCTAGGAGCAGCAGCAATTGCTCCTAGGGCTAAACGGAAGAAGAATCCCGGTGCTTATCTGAGTATCGAAGAAGAGATTGAATTTTTAGAATCGTTTATTGAACGTGCTCAACAAGGTCATTTAACAACGGTTCAAGAGATCCAAACGGCCTTTGAGACTAAAGTGGAGACGTCAGTGGCACCCAGTACTATCTATCGTTTGCTAGACCGACACGGATGGCGCAAACTCATGCCTCGTCCGTCCCATCCCAATGGAAACAAAGCGGCACGAGAGGCTTTTAAAAAAACTTTCGGGGGCTGGTCCAAACCGCTGTAGCAGATCGCTCAGCTGAAGACCAACGTCCCATTGTGATCATGGCAGCAGACGAAGGGCGCTTTGGTCGTCTAGGGCAAGTAAGAAGAGCTTGGTGTGCTCCTGGAATTCGACCCGAAAGTGGGCAGCAGCTTGTCCGTGAATATCTCTATGGCTATGTTGCTGTTGCTCCTGCGTTAGGAAAGATGAGTGCTTTAGTCTTACCCTTTTCCAATACTCAGATGATGAACTTATTCCTAGCACAAGTGGCGGATGAATTTTCAGACTATTTTGTGGTGATGCAGGTCGATGGAGCGTCTTACCACACCGGAAAGAAGCTCGTCATTCCAGACAATATACGCTTGATTGTTCAGCCTCCTCGAAGTCCACAACTCAATGCTGTAGAGCATATCTGGGAGGAGGTGAAAGAAAAGCACTTCTACAATCAGGTTTTTGATTCTTTAGATGAGGTATCCGATACCTTGTGCAAGGGACTCAAAGAACTCATGGATTTACCCGATAGGCTGACTTCTATGACCAATTTTCCTCATATGAGAATTACGATTTAAAACGCAAATTGGTATAACCATCAAGGGATAATTTTGAGGTTGTCTCTCAACGCAAGTCCATGTATTCACCTCAAGAGATAGACGTTCAGGATATTGACCATCTCGGTATTATTGCCGGTATCGTCGATGAGATCGGCATTGTCGAAATAGTGGATCGATTATTAGGTACTCACGAGCAAGAGAATGTTAGTTGTGGTCAAGTTGTCAAAGCCCTGATTCTAAATGGTATGGGCTTTTTGAGTGCTCCATTGTACTTATTTAGTGAGTTTTTCGAAAGCAAAGCAACCGAGCACTTACTCGGTCAAGGTGTACTGCCAGAGCACCTCAACGATACCCGTATCGGTCGAGTCCTCGACAAGCTCTATGCCTATGGTGTGACCCAGATATTTATCCATGTGGCAATGGCAGTCGTTCAGAAATTCGATGTAGCTCTAAGGTGTGCGCATCTAGATGCGACAAGCCTTAGTGTTGAGGGGCAATACTTAGATAAACCACAGGTTGAGGCGTCAGACGAATCCCCCTCTGCACCTGAGTCCCCCTCCCCTGCACTGGCTGAATCAGAGGAGCCGATACCCGTGAAAATCACCTACGGCTACTCACGGGACAATCGTCGTGATCTCAAGCAGTTTGTATTGAACCTACTGGTGAGTGGGGACGGGGGTATTCCTTTATTTTTACAAGTGGGCAACGGTAATGATGCGGACAAAAGTACGTTTGTGCCTATCATCCATGAATTTAAGCAACAGTGGAGTCAGCAACAGCCAGAGGTGATTGTTGCTGATAGTGCCCTCTACAGTGCCGACAATCTGCAAGCATTAGGAAGTACATCTTGGATTAGCCGAGTTCCAGCAAGTTCAACGGCAGCCCAAGACTTATTACAAGGGCTGCCGGGTTCACAGTTTCACCCCAGTGCTCTCAACGGCTATAGCTTTGTCGAAGTATGTAGTACCTATGGAGAGATTCAACAACGGTGGCTGGTGGTTGAAAGTAAAGCTCGCAGAGACTCTGGACTCAAACAAGTGCAAAAGCGGATTGATCAGGCGTTTAGCCAAAAAACTACTGCACTTAAAACCCTCTGCAAACAGACCTTCTTGTGCCCTGCAGATGCTTTAGCTGCAGCCCAAGATTTTGGCAAAAT
The Acaryochloris marina S15 genome window above contains:
- a CDS encoding IS1634 family transposase; this translates as MYSPQEIDVQDIDHLGIIAGIVDEIGIVEIVDRLLGTHEQENVSCGQVVKALILNGMGFLSAPLYLFSEFFESKATEHLLGQGVLPEHLNDTRIGRVLDKLYAYGVTQIFIHVAMAVVQKFDVALRCAHLDATSLSVEGQYLDKPQVEASDESPSAPESPSPALAESEEPIPVKITYGYSRDNRRDLKQFVLNLLVSGDGGIPLFLQVGNGNDADKSTFVPIIHEFKQQWSQQQPEVIVADSALYSADNLQALGSTSWISRVPASSTAAQDLLQGLPGSQFHPSALNGYSFVEVCSTYGEIQQRWLVVESKARRDSGLKQVQKRIDQAFSQKTTALKTLCKQTFLCPADALAAAQDFGKILRYHTLDDLKIHKKPHYSKAGRPTKATVVTHYTYSIEATLTLNEPVIERYRRQAGRFILATNLLEQEQWSNDDILREYKNQQACEGGFRFIKDPLFFASSVFLKTPRRIAALAMIMALCLMVYSLGQRQLRNALEQVQTTLPNQKGKQTMKPTLRWILQCFQAVHLVWLDGAKHLIKLNSRQQLILPFLGKGCKKYYLLC
- a CDS encoding transposase; translated protein: MAADEGRFGRLGQVRRAWCAPGIRPESGQQLVREYLYGYVAVAPALGKMSALVLPFSNTQMMNLFLAQVADEFSDYFVVMQVDGASYHTGKKLVIPDNIRLIVQPPRSPQLNAVEHIWEEVKEKHFYNQVFDSLDEVSDTLCKGLKELMDLPDRLTSMTNFPHMRITI
- a CDS encoding serine protease, producing the protein MKFGYGIPSVLVGVVTVVVVQGQAVLALTASQVANIAEQISVKIDGQAPGSGVMIAKQDKTYFVLTAAHVVATDDEYDVITPDNQRHSLSYAQVKKLPGVDLAVVQFSSEKPYQVANLGNSSQSQRGMTTYVAGWPLTGTAITQPTLLFQQGIVSANSQVKQDDGYGLIYTNNTLPGMSGGPVLSEEGTLVGIHGRGETDRQASTRNPDVVVKVGYNLGIPISTFLSLAPQSGIDLDLQVATAQAPDPSATAKPSKVDDLIAQSGNQLYQGNNEAALGALNQAIETDPNAADAYRLRADARMSSIGWSFLEGRSRKNRDIVLAAQQDINEAIRLNPDLSDAYTIRAYLKFVLKDGSGATSDINQALRLDSQAAMPYILRANLLTEKQQWQNAIADANAALKLDANSPYAAFAYNARGLARASTRDISGGLQDLTQAISLSPSNALFYMNRGTVLALSGKRNEGRADLEKSASLAQQKGRTEVYKEVTKRLNLLKRLP
- a CDS encoding COP23 domain-containing protein is translated as MITLPLVAGATLWLSRSPAQASEPRFSCGQSNNTPTTLAKTKQGFVAVIRWTSEHFAGSGWTPEARCQKVSGLFEQYYRDGSLNYVTTGRDVETEQNVVCVAPAPKQKCTGILFTLKPGSNPGKTLQKLMDLRVRASHDPLNETNRRIYIEMDEFLNSRPTINSTDSAPSETSTPSQPQPDDVW
- a CDS encoding winged helix-turn-helix domain-containing protein; its protein translation is MSRVSTVKPHLTVDEVKDKIATAPTARCQQKWMIIYNALVDPRPAIEIATHTATSLRTVHQVISAYNRLGAAAIAPRAKRKKNPGAYLSIEEEIEFLESFIERAQQGHLTTVQEIQTAFETKVETSVAPSTIYRLLDRHGWRKLMPRPSHPNGNKAAREAFKKTFGGWSKPL